Proteins encoded by one window of bacterium:
- a CDS encoding response regulator, with protein MSEKLHKRILVVDDEEIFRMFLARALSDEGYEVETASDGDEAIALLLRKPFGVILTDLRMARVGGLEVLRVARKQDPDINVIIVTGYASLDSALAAIKSGAYDYITKPYQLEEVRLSVANASEKRRLVAENTRLVELLQSAYDQLRTLTEPASVESREDFRAELERRQREIFETLRTLREARLAAAGQPRNGYPAPAAKGKPASNGT; from the coding sequence ATGAGCGAGAAACTTCACAAACGAATTCTCGTCGTTGACGACGAGGAAATTTTCCGCATGTTCCTCGCGCGCGCCCTGTCCGACGAAGGCTATGAGGTCGAAACGGCGTCCGACGGCGACGAGGCCATCGCCCTGCTTTTGCGCAAACCCTTCGGCGTCATCCTCACGGACCTGCGTATGGCCCGGGTCGGCGGATTGGAAGTTCTGCGCGTCGCCCGCAAGCAGGATCCGGACATCAACGTCATCATCGTGACCGGCTACGCGTCGCTCGATTCCGCGCTCGCCGCCATCAAGTCCGGCGCGTACGATTACATCACCAAGCCCTATCAGCTCGAGGAGGTGCGCCTTTCGGTCGCGAACGCGTCGGAAAAACGCCGCCTGGTCGCGGAAAACACGCGCCTCGTCGAACTGCTCCAGTCCGCGTACGACCAGCTCCGCACGCTCACCGAGCCGGCGAGCGTCGAATCGCGCGAGGATTTCCGCGCCGAGTTGGAACGCCGGCAGCGCGAAATCTTCGAAACGCTCCGCACGTTGCGCGAGGCGCGCCTGGCCGCCGCCGGCCAGCCGCGCAACGGTTATCCGGCACCGGCCGCGAAAGGAAAGCCTGCGTCGAATGGAACGTGA